One window from the genome of Candidatus Chlorohelix allophototropha encodes:
- a CDS encoding MarR family winged helix-turn-helix transcriptional regulator: MTKAHEFKPEMAQLFFDFFVIEKALANVFDSVYAEQQVTTKQWLVLAIASNIEDPSISTIAKILSTSHQNVKVIAQNLEKNGFVELVPSKSDKRTTVVRTTEKLDRLNEARGNRDNDNLVLLFDEFDQTELNNLLGYLERFKLHLEKVKGELT, encoded by the coding sequence ATGACAAAGGCACATGAATTCAAACCGGAGATGGCACAATTATTTTTTGATTTTTTTGTTATCGAAAAAGCTTTGGCTAATGTTTTTGATAGCGTTTACGCTGAACAGCAGGTGACGACGAAACAATGGCTAGTTCTTGCGATAGCGTCCAATATAGAAGACCCTTCTATTTCAACTATAGCCAAAATTCTCAGCACTTCACATCAAAATGTGAAAGTAATTGCCCAAAATCTTGAAAAAAATGGCTTCGTGGAACTTGTACCTTCCAAGTCAGACAAACGCACTACGGTAGTACGAACTACCGAAAAACTTGATAGGCTCAATGAAGCTAGGGGCAATAGGGATAATGATAATTTGGTTCTGCTTTTTGACGAGTTTGATCAAACTGAACTGAACAACCTTTTGGGTTATTTGGAGAGATTTAAATTACATTTAGAAAAAGTCAAGGGAGAATTAACTTAA